In a single window of the Diachasmimorpha longicaudata isolate KC_UGA_2023 chromosome 16, iyDiaLong2, whole genome shotgun sequence genome:
- the LOC135170246 gene encoding serine/arginine repetitive matrix protein 1-like isoform X3: protein MWQHPDPRKMQINLTGFLNGKNARSFMGELWDLLVSAQESVTGIPEAFLQQKKDQIKKRLEEQEKLQASIAEKEKEKEKDDADKVKKEEKDRGGSKERKRERSRERDRDRNKRSRSRDRHRDRDRSNRKHASKSPSKPSTKDNGKEVPETKAEKDEPSYLENVIPMMPMKTKPEAAVAISRLQAKLMSIADGKKKTNRSSSPENEKNPPRGGSKSPLIKSKKSRSKSPISKSRKSRSPAGKNRRSRSKNRHSKSRSVDRSKSRKTKSKSPLRHSRSRSRSKSIPRNKSRKSRSNSSDSRSTKSRSKSSDKRREHGKRNASTSSSSDSDRGKDKNDFEIRKKKDGIQAKRSYRKTNKDDSASDTDSSHERKSGGKRRSASPRNDRDKSKDRERSRNRSRERNRRRASLDRDRDRRRDHDRDRDRPDRYSGSRSMRPPSSRRAPSWRRSSPRRSPPRYRRRSPSPARRRRSPDRRRRSPDPRNSRRRSPDTRDRLSRYDRSSSRDRSSRRDHSKNRRDRERKSRSKEPTSSLDRSKESKKSPDHSKDVRDKFKDKRSIPDEKMKEPIITPRKELKNGMSKSSSSDRSESSSSSDGEQPIRKSPERKSSHEQRDRETREQREREHAEDLKRREKERFMKEEVVKRLDKENKKGEVIAALKKTEPNVTAKKPVSSLPLSRHRFSQSLSRTPSPFKKTEDIIAAASKSKLILPKDGKEDSPKSTMATENFQLRKDERSIKAIKPLVDDKKQGIKALEASTLKKSLETVKKMRKDRNDSSDSDDTDDDEEEDEEEMRKKQRRSGKARKSRKESSDDENHSDKGSSSDSEDDRKQSDLKRSKDAGRGDVSDDRSKNKKDIKKRDISIADSRRRSKKVIDEDLKKSRKSRKDSSSDDNEPKAKKYKNEDDRAKSRKLKKDSSSDDEPKKSRKRRDSSSDIDKSRTRKIQKELITDDDVRSKVKKSRRDSSSDDEEVADKETKKKRKVDDSSDEEKAKKKRKKKTKTSSTDSEESEIEEKKKKKDKKHKKHKKHKKHRKHKKKKQADSEESEASEGNTEELEKKLREKALKSMKKAHSMDASD from the exons ATGTGGCAG CATCCAGATCCTCGAAAAATGCAGATCAACCTCACCGGCTTCTTAAATGGTAAAAATGCAAGATCATTCATGGGAGAATTGTGGGACCTTTTGGTCTCTGCCCAGGAGAGCGTCACAGGGATACCCGAGGCATTTTTACAACAGAAGAAAGATCAAATCAAAAAACGATTG GAGGAACAGGAAAAGCTCCAGGCATCTATTGCGGAGAAAGAAAAGGAAAAGGAGAAAGACGATGCTGATAAAGTGAAGAAAGAGGAAAAGGACCGAGGTGGCTCTAAAGAAAGAAAACGGGAGAGAAGTCGAGAGCGTGACAGAGACAG GAATAAGCGGAGTCGTTCTCGAGATCGTCATCGCGATAGAGATCGTTCCAATCGCAAACATGCGTCTAAATCACCCAGCAAGCCATCAACAAAAGATAACGGAAAGGAAGTACCAGAAACAAAAGCCGAAAAAGATGAACCCTCATACCTAGAGAACGTCATTCCCATGATGCCCATGAAAACTAAACC AGAAGCAGCAGTCGCTATTTCTCGCCTTCAAGCCAAACTGATGAGCATagctgatggaaaaaaaaaaacaaatcgatCTTCCTCCCCCGAGAATGAAAAGAATCCTCCCAGAGGTGGTTCAAAGTCTCCGCTgataaaatctaaaaaatctcGATCCAAATCTCCAATTTCAAAGAGCCGAAAGTCTCGCTCACCagcaggaaaaaatcgacgatcACGGTCCAAAAATCGCCATTCTAAATCAAGATCGGTTGATCGTTCaaaatcacgaaaaacaaAATCCAAATCACCATTGAGACACTCACGTTCACGTTCTCGTTCAAAAAGCATCCCGCGTAATAAATCCCGTAAATCACGTTCTAATTCAAGTGACTCAAGGTCAACTAAATCGCGTTCCAAATCATCAGATAAACGTCGTGAGCATGGAAAGCGAAATGCAAGTACGAGCAGCAGTTCGGACAGTGACCGAGGAAAGGATAAGAATGATTTTGAGATTAGAAAGAAGAAGGATGGCATTCAGGCGAAGAGATCGTATCGTAAAACTAATAAAGATGATAGCGCAAGTGACACTGATTCGAGTCATGAGAGAAAATCTGGGGGGAAGAGGAGGAGTGCGTCACCGAGGAACGATCGAGATAAATCGAAGGATCGAGAACGTTCACGTAATCGATCGAGAGAAAGGAACAGAAG GCGAGCATCACTGGACAGAGACAGGGACAGGAGGCGAGATCACGACAGGGATAGGGATCGTCCAGACAGATATAGTGGCAGTCGCAGCATGAGACCTCCATCTTCACGTCGAGCCCCAAGTTGGCGAAG AAGTTCACCTCGTAGATCACCACCGCGTTATCGTCGCAGATCACCGAGTCCTGCGCGTCGTCGACGCTCTCCCGATCGCCGACGTCGTTCCCCAGATCCACGTAACAGCCGACGTCGCTCACCAGATACTCGTGACAGACTTAGCAGGTACGATAGATCATCCTCGCGTGATAGATCCAGCCGACGCGATCATTCGAAAAATCGTCGTGATAGAGAACGTAAGTCGCGGTCTAAAGAGCCGACATCATCGCTCGATCGTTCCAAAGAGAGTAAAAAATCGCCGGATCATTCTAAAGACGTTAGAGACAAATTTAAGGACAAGAGAAGTATTCCTGACGAGAAGATGAAAGAACCCATTATTACTCCAcgaaaagaattgaaaaatggaaTGTCAAAATCCAGTAGCTCCGATAGGAGCGAGAGTAGTTCCTCCAGTGATGGAGAACAGCCCATTAG GAAATCACCTGAAAGGAAATCATCGCATGAACAACGTGACCGAGAGACGAGGGAACAGCGAGAACGTGAGCACGCAGAAGATCTCAAGAGGCGAGAAAAGGAGAGATTCATGAAAGAGGAAGTTGTCAAACGTTTGGATAAGGAGAATAAAAAGGGCGAAGTTATAGCCGCATTGAAAAAAACAGAGCCAAATGTTACTGCGAAAAAGCCAGTGTCATCATTACCACTTTCTAGGCACAGATTTTCACAGAGTCTCTCACGTACCCCATCGCCCTTTAAAAAAACCGAGGACATAATTGCAGCTGCATCAAAATCAAAGTTAATACTACCAAAAGATGGCAAAGAAGATTCTCCAAAAAGTACCATGGCcactgagaattttcaattacgaAAGGACGAGAGATCAATTAAAGCGATAAAACCACTGGTGGATGACAAGAAACAAGGGATAAAGGCTTTGGAGGCGTCAACACTCAAAAAATCATTGGAGACAGTCAAGAAGATGCGAAAGGATAGAAATGATTCATCAGATTCTGATGATACTGATGACGACGAGGAAGAAGATGAAGAGGAAATGAGGAAGAAGCAGCGGAGATCTGGAAAAGCCAGAAAGTCCCGCAAAGAGTCGAGTGATGATGAGAATCACTCGGACAAAGGGAGTAGCTCGGATTCAGAGGACGACAGAAAACAGTCAGACCTTAAGAGAAGTAAAGATGCAGGAAGAGGTGATGTAAGTGACGATCGTAGTAAGAACAAAAAAGACATTAAAAAACGTGACATTAGCATCGCCGATTCTCGCAGAAGATCAAAGAAAGTTATTGACGAGGATTTGAAGAAATCCAGAAAGTCAAGGAAGGATTCGTCTTCTGACGACAATGAGCCAAAAGCTAAAAAATATAAGAATGAGGATGACAGAGCCAAGTCTAGGAAGTTGAAGAAAGATTCGAGTTCAGACGACGAACCGAAGAAATCGAGAAAACGTAGAGATAGTTCTTCAGATATTGACAAGTcaagaacgcgaaaaattcAGAAAGAATTGATTACTGACGACGACGTCCGGTCGAAGGTAAAAAAATCACGCCGAGATTCGAGTTCTGATGATGAGGAAGTTGCTGATAAGGAGACCAAAAAGAAACGAAAAGTTGATGATAGCTCGGACGAAGAAAAGgcgaagaagaagaggaagaaaaaaacgaaaacaagTTCAACTGACTCAGAG GAGAGCGAAATAGAggagaaaaagaagaagaaggataaaaaacataaaaaacataAGAAGCACAAGAAGCATAGGAAGCACAAGAAGAAGAAGCAAGCTGATTCAGAGGAGTCTGAAGCGAGTGAAGGTAATACCGAAgagcttgaaaaaaaacttcgcGAAAAAGCattgaaatcaatgaaaaaggCACACAGTATGGACGCAAGTGACTGa
- the LOC135170246 gene encoding serine/arginine repetitive matrix protein 1-like isoform X1, whose translation MMYTGTTASQDTRFSDKEKKLLKQMKFGDSLTQKVDMSKVKLDVIKPWITTKITQILGIEDDVVVEFVYNQLEEKHPDPRKMQINLTGFLNGKNARSFMGELWDLLVSAQESVTGIPEAFLQQKKDQIKKRLEEQEKLQASIAEKEKEKEKDDADKVKKEEKDRGGSKERKRERSRERDRDRNKRSRSRDRHRDRDRSNRKHASKSPSKPSTKDNGKEVPETKAEKDEPSYLENVIPMMPMKTKPEAAVAISRLQAKLMSIADGKKKTNRSSSPENEKNPPRGGSKSPLIKSKKSRSKSPISKSRKSRSPAGKNRRSRSKNRHSKSRSVDRSKSRKTKSKSPLRHSRSRSRSKSIPRNKSRKSRSNSSDSRSTKSRSKSSDKRREHGKRNASTSSSSDSDRGKDKNDFEIRKKKDGIQAKRSYRKTNKDDSASDTDSSHERKSGGKRRSASPRNDRDKSKDRERSRNRSRERNRRRASLDRDRDRRRDHDRDRDRPDRYSGSRSMRPPSSRRAPSWRRSSPRRSPPRYRRRSPSPARRRRSPDRRRRSPDPRNSRRRSPDTRDRLSRYDRSSSRDRSSRRDHSKNRRDRERKSRSKEPTSSLDRSKESKKSPDHSKDVRDKFKDKRSIPDEKMKEPIITPRKELKNGMSKSSSSDRSESSSSSDGEQPIRKSPERKSSHEQRDRETREQREREHAEDLKRREKERFMKEEVVKRLDKENKKGEVIAALKKTEPNVTAKKPVSSLPLSRHRFSQSLSRTPSPFKKTEDIIAAASKSKLILPKDGKEDSPKSTMATENFQLRKDERSIKAIKPLVDDKKQGIKALEASTLKKSLETVKKMRKDRNDSSDSDDTDDDEEEDEEEMRKKQRRSGKARKSRKESSDDENHSDKGSSSDSEDDRKQSDLKRSKDAGRGDVSDDRSKNKKDIKKRDISIADSRRRSKKVIDEDLKKSRKSRKDSSSDDNEPKAKKYKNEDDRAKSRKLKKDSSSDDEPKKSRKRRDSSSDIDKSRTRKIQKELITDDDVRSKVKKSRRDSSSDDEEVADKETKKKRKVDDSSDEEKAKKKRKKKTKTSSTDSEESEIEEKKKKKDKKHKKHKKHKKHRKHKKKKQADSEESEASEGNTEELEKKLREKALKSMKKAHSMDASD comes from the exons CATCCAGATCCTCGAAAAATGCAGATCAACCTCACCGGCTTCTTAAATGGTAAAAATGCAAGATCATTCATGGGAGAATTGTGGGACCTTTTGGTCTCTGCCCAGGAGAGCGTCACAGGGATACCCGAGGCATTTTTACAACAGAAGAAAGATCAAATCAAAAAACGATTG GAGGAACAGGAAAAGCTCCAGGCATCTATTGCGGAGAAAGAAAAGGAAAAGGAGAAAGACGATGCTGATAAAGTGAAGAAAGAGGAAAAGGACCGAGGTGGCTCTAAAGAAAGAAAACGGGAGAGAAGTCGAGAGCGTGACAGAGACAG GAATAAGCGGAGTCGTTCTCGAGATCGTCATCGCGATAGAGATCGTTCCAATCGCAAACATGCGTCTAAATCACCCAGCAAGCCATCAACAAAAGATAACGGAAAGGAAGTACCAGAAACAAAAGCCGAAAAAGATGAACCCTCATACCTAGAGAACGTCATTCCCATGATGCCCATGAAAACTAAACC AGAAGCAGCAGTCGCTATTTCTCGCCTTCAAGCCAAACTGATGAGCATagctgatggaaaaaaaaaaacaaatcgatCTTCCTCCCCCGAGAATGAAAAGAATCCTCCCAGAGGTGGTTCAAAGTCTCCGCTgataaaatctaaaaaatctcGATCCAAATCTCCAATTTCAAAGAGCCGAAAGTCTCGCTCACCagcaggaaaaaatcgacgatcACGGTCCAAAAATCGCCATTCTAAATCAAGATCGGTTGATCGTTCaaaatcacgaaaaacaaAATCCAAATCACCATTGAGACACTCACGTTCACGTTCTCGTTCAAAAAGCATCCCGCGTAATAAATCCCGTAAATCACGTTCTAATTCAAGTGACTCAAGGTCAACTAAATCGCGTTCCAAATCATCAGATAAACGTCGTGAGCATGGAAAGCGAAATGCAAGTACGAGCAGCAGTTCGGACAGTGACCGAGGAAAGGATAAGAATGATTTTGAGATTAGAAAGAAGAAGGATGGCATTCAGGCGAAGAGATCGTATCGTAAAACTAATAAAGATGATAGCGCAAGTGACACTGATTCGAGTCATGAGAGAAAATCTGGGGGGAAGAGGAGGAGTGCGTCACCGAGGAACGATCGAGATAAATCGAAGGATCGAGAACGTTCACGTAATCGATCGAGAGAAAGGAACAGAAG GCGAGCATCACTGGACAGAGACAGGGACAGGAGGCGAGATCACGACAGGGATAGGGATCGTCCAGACAGATATAGTGGCAGTCGCAGCATGAGACCTCCATCTTCACGTCGAGCCCCAAGTTGGCGAAG AAGTTCACCTCGTAGATCACCACCGCGTTATCGTCGCAGATCACCGAGTCCTGCGCGTCGTCGACGCTCTCCCGATCGCCGACGTCGTTCCCCAGATCCACGTAACAGCCGACGTCGCTCACCAGATACTCGTGACAGACTTAGCAGGTACGATAGATCATCCTCGCGTGATAGATCCAGCCGACGCGATCATTCGAAAAATCGTCGTGATAGAGAACGTAAGTCGCGGTCTAAAGAGCCGACATCATCGCTCGATCGTTCCAAAGAGAGTAAAAAATCGCCGGATCATTCTAAAGACGTTAGAGACAAATTTAAGGACAAGAGAAGTATTCCTGACGAGAAGATGAAAGAACCCATTATTACTCCAcgaaaagaattgaaaaatggaaTGTCAAAATCCAGTAGCTCCGATAGGAGCGAGAGTAGTTCCTCCAGTGATGGAGAACAGCCCATTAG GAAATCACCTGAAAGGAAATCATCGCATGAACAACGTGACCGAGAGACGAGGGAACAGCGAGAACGTGAGCACGCAGAAGATCTCAAGAGGCGAGAAAAGGAGAGATTCATGAAAGAGGAAGTTGTCAAACGTTTGGATAAGGAGAATAAAAAGGGCGAAGTTATAGCCGCATTGAAAAAAACAGAGCCAAATGTTACTGCGAAAAAGCCAGTGTCATCATTACCACTTTCTAGGCACAGATTTTCACAGAGTCTCTCACGTACCCCATCGCCCTTTAAAAAAACCGAGGACATAATTGCAGCTGCATCAAAATCAAAGTTAATACTACCAAAAGATGGCAAAGAAGATTCTCCAAAAAGTACCATGGCcactgagaattttcaattacgaAAGGACGAGAGATCAATTAAAGCGATAAAACCACTGGTGGATGACAAGAAACAAGGGATAAAGGCTTTGGAGGCGTCAACACTCAAAAAATCATTGGAGACAGTCAAGAAGATGCGAAAGGATAGAAATGATTCATCAGATTCTGATGATACTGATGACGACGAGGAAGAAGATGAAGAGGAAATGAGGAAGAAGCAGCGGAGATCTGGAAAAGCCAGAAAGTCCCGCAAAGAGTCGAGTGATGATGAGAATCACTCGGACAAAGGGAGTAGCTCGGATTCAGAGGACGACAGAAAACAGTCAGACCTTAAGAGAAGTAAAGATGCAGGAAGAGGTGATGTAAGTGACGATCGTAGTAAGAACAAAAAAGACATTAAAAAACGTGACATTAGCATCGCCGATTCTCGCAGAAGATCAAAGAAAGTTATTGACGAGGATTTGAAGAAATCCAGAAAGTCAAGGAAGGATTCGTCTTCTGACGACAATGAGCCAAAAGCTAAAAAATATAAGAATGAGGATGACAGAGCCAAGTCTAGGAAGTTGAAGAAAGATTCGAGTTCAGACGACGAACCGAAGAAATCGAGAAAACGTAGAGATAGTTCTTCAGATATTGACAAGTcaagaacgcgaaaaattcAGAAAGAATTGATTACTGACGACGACGTCCGGTCGAAGGTAAAAAAATCACGCCGAGATTCGAGTTCTGATGATGAGGAAGTTGCTGATAAGGAGACCAAAAAGAAACGAAAAGTTGATGATAGCTCGGACGAAGAAAAGgcgaagaagaagaggaagaaaaaaacgaaaacaagTTCAACTGACTCAGAG GAGAGCGAAATAGAggagaaaaagaagaagaaggataaaaaacataaaaaacataAGAAGCACAAGAAGCATAGGAAGCACAAGAAGAAGAAGCAAGCTGATTCAGAGGAGTCTGAAGCGAGTGAAGGTAATACCGAAgagcttgaaaaaaaacttcgcGAAAAAGCattgaaatcaatgaaaaaggCACACAGTATGGACGCAAGTGACTGa
- the LOC135170246 gene encoding serine/arginine repetitive matrix protein 1-like isoform X2, which yields MMYTGTTASQDTRFSDKEKKLLKQMKFGDSLTQKVDMSKVKLDVIKPWITTKITQILGIEDDVVVEFVYNQLEEKHPDPRKMQINLTGFLNGKNARSFMGELWDLLVSAQESVTGIPEAFLQQKKDQIKKRLEEQEKLQASIAEKEKEKEKDDADKVKKEEKDRGGSKERKRERSRERDRDRNKRSRSRDRHRDRDRSNRKHASKSPSKPSTKDNGKEVPETKAEKDEPSYLENVIPMMPMKTKPEAAVAISRLQAKLMSIADGKKKTNRSSSPENEKNPPRGGSKSPLIKSKKSRSKSPISKSRKSRSPAGKNRRSRSKNRHSKSRSVDRSKSRKTKSKSPLRHSRSRSRSKSIPRNKSRKSRSNSSDSRSTKSRSKSSDKRREHGKRNASTSSSSDSDRGKDKNDFEIRKKKDGIQAKRSYRKTNKDDSASDTDSSHERKSGGKRRSASPRNDRDKSKDRERSRNRSRERNRRRASLDRDRDRRRDHDRDRDRPDRYSGSRSMRPPSSRRAPSWRRSSPRRSPPRYRRRSPSPARRRRSPDRRRRSPDPRNSRRRSPDTRDRLSRYDRSSSRDRSSRRDHSKNRRDRERKSRSKEPTSSLDRSKESKKSPDHSKDVRDKFKDKRSIPDEKMKEPIITPRKELKNGMSKSSSSDRSESSSSSDGEQPIRKSPERKSSHEQRDRETREQREREHAEDLKRREKERFMKEEVVKRLDKENKKGEVIAALKKTEPNVTAKKPVSSLPLSRHRFSQSLSRTPSPFKKTEDIIAAASKSKLILPKDGKEDSPKSTMATENFQLRKDERSIKAIKPLVDDKKQGIKALEASTLKKSLETVKKMRKDRNDSSDSDDTDDDEEEDEEEMRKKQRRSGKARKSRKESSDDENHSDKGSSSDSEDDRKQSDLKRSKDAGRGDVSDDRSKNKKDIKKRDISIADSRRRSKKVIDEDLKKSRKSRKDSSSDDNEPKAKKYKNEDDRAKSRKLKKDSSSDDEPKKSRKRRDSSSDIDKSRTRKIQKELITDDDVRSKVKKSRRDSSSDDEEVADKETKKKRKVDDSSDEEKAKKKRKKKTKTSSTDSEESEIEEKKKKKDKKHKKHKKHKKHRKHKKKKQADSEESEASEEIGKH from the exons CATCCAGATCCTCGAAAAATGCAGATCAACCTCACCGGCTTCTTAAATGGTAAAAATGCAAGATCATTCATGGGAGAATTGTGGGACCTTTTGGTCTCTGCCCAGGAGAGCGTCACAGGGATACCCGAGGCATTTTTACAACAGAAGAAAGATCAAATCAAAAAACGATTG GAGGAACAGGAAAAGCTCCAGGCATCTATTGCGGAGAAAGAAAAGGAAAAGGAGAAAGACGATGCTGATAAAGTGAAGAAAGAGGAAAAGGACCGAGGTGGCTCTAAAGAAAGAAAACGGGAGAGAAGTCGAGAGCGTGACAGAGACAG GAATAAGCGGAGTCGTTCTCGAGATCGTCATCGCGATAGAGATCGTTCCAATCGCAAACATGCGTCTAAATCACCCAGCAAGCCATCAACAAAAGATAACGGAAAGGAAGTACCAGAAACAAAAGCCGAAAAAGATGAACCCTCATACCTAGAGAACGTCATTCCCATGATGCCCATGAAAACTAAACC AGAAGCAGCAGTCGCTATTTCTCGCCTTCAAGCCAAACTGATGAGCATagctgatggaaaaaaaaaaacaaatcgatCTTCCTCCCCCGAGAATGAAAAGAATCCTCCCAGAGGTGGTTCAAAGTCTCCGCTgataaaatctaaaaaatctcGATCCAAATCTCCAATTTCAAAGAGCCGAAAGTCTCGCTCACCagcaggaaaaaatcgacgatcACGGTCCAAAAATCGCCATTCTAAATCAAGATCGGTTGATCGTTCaaaatcacgaaaaacaaAATCCAAATCACCATTGAGACACTCACGTTCACGTTCTCGTTCAAAAAGCATCCCGCGTAATAAATCCCGTAAATCACGTTCTAATTCAAGTGACTCAAGGTCAACTAAATCGCGTTCCAAATCATCAGATAAACGTCGTGAGCATGGAAAGCGAAATGCAAGTACGAGCAGCAGTTCGGACAGTGACCGAGGAAAGGATAAGAATGATTTTGAGATTAGAAAGAAGAAGGATGGCATTCAGGCGAAGAGATCGTATCGTAAAACTAATAAAGATGATAGCGCAAGTGACACTGATTCGAGTCATGAGAGAAAATCTGGGGGGAAGAGGAGGAGTGCGTCACCGAGGAACGATCGAGATAAATCGAAGGATCGAGAACGTTCACGTAATCGATCGAGAGAAAGGAACAGAAG GCGAGCATCACTGGACAGAGACAGGGACAGGAGGCGAGATCACGACAGGGATAGGGATCGTCCAGACAGATATAGTGGCAGTCGCAGCATGAGACCTCCATCTTCACGTCGAGCCCCAAGTTGGCGAAG AAGTTCACCTCGTAGATCACCACCGCGTTATCGTCGCAGATCACCGAGTCCTGCGCGTCGTCGACGCTCTCCCGATCGCCGACGTCGTTCCCCAGATCCACGTAACAGCCGACGTCGCTCACCAGATACTCGTGACAGACTTAGCAGGTACGATAGATCATCCTCGCGTGATAGATCCAGCCGACGCGATCATTCGAAAAATCGTCGTGATAGAGAACGTAAGTCGCGGTCTAAAGAGCCGACATCATCGCTCGATCGTTCCAAAGAGAGTAAAAAATCGCCGGATCATTCTAAAGACGTTAGAGACAAATTTAAGGACAAGAGAAGTATTCCTGACGAGAAGATGAAAGAACCCATTATTACTCCAcgaaaagaattgaaaaatggaaTGTCAAAATCCAGTAGCTCCGATAGGAGCGAGAGTAGTTCCTCCAGTGATGGAGAACAGCCCATTAG GAAATCACCTGAAAGGAAATCATCGCATGAACAACGTGACCGAGAGACGAGGGAACAGCGAGAACGTGAGCACGCAGAAGATCTCAAGAGGCGAGAAAAGGAGAGATTCATGAAAGAGGAAGTTGTCAAACGTTTGGATAAGGAGAATAAAAAGGGCGAAGTTATAGCCGCATTGAAAAAAACAGAGCCAAATGTTACTGCGAAAAAGCCAGTGTCATCATTACCACTTTCTAGGCACAGATTTTCACAGAGTCTCTCACGTACCCCATCGCCCTTTAAAAAAACCGAGGACATAATTGCAGCTGCATCAAAATCAAAGTTAATACTACCAAAAGATGGCAAAGAAGATTCTCCAAAAAGTACCATGGCcactgagaattttcaattacgaAAGGACGAGAGATCAATTAAAGCGATAAAACCACTGGTGGATGACAAGAAACAAGGGATAAAGGCTTTGGAGGCGTCAACACTCAAAAAATCATTGGAGACAGTCAAGAAGATGCGAAAGGATAGAAATGATTCATCAGATTCTGATGATACTGATGACGACGAGGAAGAAGATGAAGAGGAAATGAGGAAGAAGCAGCGGAGATCTGGAAAAGCCAGAAAGTCCCGCAAAGAGTCGAGTGATGATGAGAATCACTCGGACAAAGGGAGTAGCTCGGATTCAGAGGACGACAGAAAACAGTCAGACCTTAAGAGAAGTAAAGATGCAGGAAGAGGTGATGTAAGTGACGATCGTAGTAAGAACAAAAAAGACATTAAAAAACGTGACATTAGCATCGCCGATTCTCGCAGAAGATCAAAGAAAGTTATTGACGAGGATTTGAAGAAATCCAGAAAGTCAAGGAAGGATTCGTCTTCTGACGACAATGAGCCAAAAGCTAAAAAATATAAGAATGAGGATGACAGAGCCAAGTCTAGGAAGTTGAAGAAAGATTCGAGTTCAGACGACGAACCGAAGAAATCGAGAAAACGTAGAGATAGTTCTTCAGATATTGACAAGTcaagaacgcgaaaaattcAGAAAGAATTGATTACTGACGACGACGTCCGGTCGAAGGTAAAAAAATCACGCCGAGATTCGAGTTCTGATGATGAGGAAGTTGCTGATAAGGAGACCAAAAAGAAACGAAAAGTTGATGATAGCTCGGACGAAGAAAAGgcgaagaagaagaggaagaaaaaaacgaaaacaagTTCAACTGACTCAGAG GAGAGCGAAATAGAggagaaaaagaagaagaaggataaaaaacataaaaaacataAGAAGCACAAGAAGCATAGGAAGCACAAGAAGAAGAAGCAAGCTGATTCAGAGGAGTCTGAAGCGAGTGAAG AGATTGGCAAGCATTGA
- the LOC135170249 gene encoding DNA-directed RNA polymerase III subunit RPC4, with the protein MDSKKPASQNSSFENIKVKMEPGTLNVTPASSTTRLTSFRLPRDLTLGGAIKNEKSSKKIYVPNINVQRNKKKDDGSVAKNEITQKSGGRGRGRGSSDRGRGRGKAAINLIQSTGVFSEGMSGSGRSARRSGGIRNGTGEREPSMVLERSKLNLDFEFDKAEEEKKLKLLLRDDFIDDEENFNLENAPIVLPLMKQAKLYKEECKENIKEGISEEEEEEEIDRKPIILENGQAVMPPKKLKMKKKADIFSGIKEEESERNVSQTITNQPNNYFLIAFPDCLPGVHTVDTDTDPKLKKNKEQAPDNNDSTNPEHCTLHTLKDGFLGKIEIHQSGKAILRLGENSLVIDVGSRQSFRQDLIAAKVDASNSELVNLGQVTSTLICSPDWESMLANL; encoded by the exons ATGGATTCGAAAAAACCAGCGAGCCAGAACTCTTCGTTCGAGAATATCAAGGTTAAAATGGAACCTGGGACTTTAAATGTCACTCCTGCAAGCTCCACCACGCGTTTGACGTCATTCAGATTGCCCAGAGATTTGACATTAGGTGGGgctattaaaaatgaaaaatcttcgaaaaaaatttatgtaccTAATATCAACGTACAGaggaataaaaagaaaga CGATGGATCTGTtgcaaaaaatgaaatcactCAAAAATCAGGGGGGCGAGGACGTGGTCGAGGTAGCAGTGATCGTGGCAGAGGCCGAGGAAAGGCCgctattaatttaattcaa TCCACTGGAGTATTCTCTGAAGGAATGAGTGGTTCTGGACGTTCTGCAAGAAGATCCGGTGGTATTAGAAATGGTACTGGTGAAAGGGAACCCAGCATGGTCCTAGAGAGATCAAAACTCAATTTGGATTTTGAATTTGATAAAgctgaagaggaaaaaaaactaaagcTGTTATTGAGGGATGATTTTATAgatgatgaagaaaattttaacTTGGAGAATGCACCGATTGTTCTCCCATTAATGAAACAAG CAAAATTGTATAAGGAAGAATGCAAAGAGAACATTAAAGAGGGAATTTcggaggaagaggaggaagaAGAGATCGATCGAAAGCCAATAATTTTGGAGAATGGACAGGCTGTAATGCCTCCAAAGAAATTAAAGATGAAAAAGAAAGCTGATATATTCTCTGGAATAAAAGAAGAAGAGAGTGAAAGAAATGTATCTCAGACCATCACTAATCagccaaataattattttttaatcgca TTTCCAGATTGCCTTCCTGGAGTTCACACTGTAGACACGGACACAGATCCGAAACTCAAGAAAAACAAGGAGCAAGCGCCGGATAATAATGATTCAACAAACCCTGAACACTGTACATTACACACTCTGAAGGATGGATTTCTAGGTAAAATAGAAATTCATCAGTCGGGGAAAGCGATATTACGTCTCGGAGAAAATAGTTTAGTGATTGACGTTGGTTCACGTCAAAGTTTTAGAcag GATCTTATTGCTGCTAAAGTGGATGCATCCAATAGTGAACTTGTCAATTTAGGACAAGTCACTAGTACACTTATATGCTCACCTGATTGGGAGTCAATGCTTGCCAATCTCtga